Proteins encoded within one genomic window of Kibdelosporangium phytohabitans:
- a CDS encoding caspase family protein, protein MARLPDPVRSRAVLIGAATYADPELHDLPSVRNNVADLAAILTSGHGTGLPTEHCTVLEAEFESLGDKVEQAAAAAEDLLLVYYAGHGLVDSRSRLQLALPSTRVASLLWTALPFDTIRETLSCAKARNRVVILDCCYSGRAIGHMSGPALGGQLDVDGTYTLTATARNQPALAPPGAAHTAFTGELIKLLAQGDPEGDDLVTLGHVYHRLRQVMRSRGLPEPERCGTRTADLLALAPNAAKSGATKDFRTPVRLGPRRVGRRQQ, encoded by the coding sequence ATGGCGAGGCTCCCGGATCCGGTGCGGTCACGGGCCGTCCTCATCGGCGCGGCCACGTACGCCGACCCCGAGCTGCACGACCTTCCGTCCGTTCGCAACAACGTCGCCGATCTCGCCGCGATCCTGACCTCCGGCCACGGCACGGGACTGCCCACCGAGCACTGCACCGTGCTCGAGGCGGAGTTCGAGTCGTTGGGGGACAAGGTCGAGCAGGCCGCCGCGGCGGCCGAGGACCTCCTGTTGGTCTACTACGCGGGCCACGGTCTTGTCGACAGCCGGAGCAGGCTCCAGCTGGCGCTGCCGTCGACCCGCGTGGCCAGTCTGCTGTGGACGGCGTTGCCGTTCGACACGATCAGGGAAACCTTGTCCTGCGCGAAGGCACGCAACCGGGTGGTGATCCTCGACTGCTGCTACTCCGGTCGCGCCATCGGCCACATGAGCGGTCCGGCACTCGGCGGGCAACTGGACGTCGACGGCACGTACACCCTGACCGCGACGGCACGCAACCAACCGGCGTTGGCGCCACCCGGTGCCGCGCACACGGCGTTCACAGGCGAACTGATCAAGTTGCTGGCCCAGGGCGACCCCGAGGGCGACGACCTGGTGACGCTGGGACACGTGTACCACCGGCTGCGTCAGGTGATGCGCAGCCGTGGCCTGCCAGAGCCCGAACGATGCGGGACGCGCACAGCCGACCTGCTCGCGCTCGCCCCCAACGCCGCGAAATCCGGCGCCACCAAGGACTTCAGAACTCCCGTCCGGCTCGGGCCCCGCAGGGTCGGCCGACGGCAGCAGTGA
- a CDS encoding LytR/AlgR family response regulator transcription factor: MRILIVDDHAGFRRVARRLLEARGLDVVGEAGNGREALAMTEQLCPQVVVLDVLLPDMDGFVVAHELAGLPAPPRVVLISSLTRAELGTRLDAVPVAGFLAKEDLSAERLAELAGPPPCPG, encoded by the coding sequence GTGCGCATCCTCATCGTCGACGACCACGCCGGGTTCCGGCGCGTGGCGCGCCGGCTGCTGGAGGCCCGCGGGCTGGACGTCGTCGGCGAGGCCGGTAACGGCCGCGAGGCGCTAGCGATGACTGAACAGTTGTGTCCGCAAGTCGTGGTACTCGACGTCCTGCTGCCTGACATGGATGGTTTCGTGGTCGCACACGAGTTGGCCGGTTTGCCCGCCCCGCCCCGGGTCGTGCTGATCTCCAGCCTGACCCGCGCCGAACTCGGGACCAGGCTCGACGCGGTCCCGGTCGCCGGGTTCCTCGCCAAGGAGGACCTGTCCGCCGAACGCCTGGCCGAGCTCGCCGGTCCGCCGCCGTGCCCCGGCTGA
- a CDS encoding histidine kinase: MPRLILAAGLALAVFDGWLAYRYGGYGVLFDLKELAQIAAWLVAGYFASRIRPGTPMSVLMVTLGLLLASTAPAAFALETDSSAVHVVVAVAYVLTALQLPLGAHVFLAYPSGHVRDRVGRNVMFGGYVFAAVMVVLQAMAGPVHRSGGCRDVCTPLPLVHSPVLAGWTAQLAGLGSAVLTLVGASVIVLRMVKASRRHRRVLAFPAVAMVLTALLFALVGVLGAAGVSDLNPTLALAQFASLVAVPAAFFLGLLRERLDEARVSDLIRQIQYMPTGQLADAVSKALSDPGVQIHAEIPDGVPADRLTVVGDRDDPLGVIVHDASLRAEPQLLDAISAAVGLALENARLQAAVRTQLAHVRASRARLVTAADEARRKLERDLHDGAQQRMLSVGLILGMLRQSLPGAGAETAELLDEVETELRLATQELRELARGIHPAVLTMQGLKAAVEQLVVRVALRARVRVDELPELSDAATATAYFVVSEAVANTVRHAEASEIDIRITHAGQHIHVRVEDDGKGGADFAAGSGLTGLADRVAAVDGALRLDSPLGVGTVVEVELPCG; the protein is encoded by the coding sequence GTGCCCCGGCTGATCCTGGCGGCCGGGCTGGCGCTGGCGGTCTTCGACGGCTGGCTCGCGTACCGCTACGGCGGGTACGGCGTGCTGTTCGACCTCAAGGAGCTCGCCCAGATCGCGGCCTGGCTGGTCGCCGGGTACTTCGCGAGCAGGATCAGGCCCGGCACACCGATGAGCGTGCTGATGGTGACGCTCGGGCTGCTGCTGGCGTCGACCGCGCCCGCGGCGTTCGCGCTGGAGACGGACTCGTCTGCGGTCCACGTCGTGGTGGCCGTCGCCTACGTGCTCACCGCCTTGCAGCTCCCGCTCGGCGCACACGTCTTCCTGGCGTATCCGTCCGGGCACGTGCGCGACCGGGTGGGACGCAACGTGATGTTCGGCGGGTACGTGTTCGCCGCGGTGATGGTCGTGCTCCAGGCCATGGCGGGGCCGGTCCACCGAAGCGGCGGCTGCCGGGACGTCTGCACTCCCCTGCCGCTCGTGCACAGCCCGGTCCTCGCGGGATGGACCGCTCAGCTGGCCGGGCTGGGCTCGGCGGTGCTCACGCTGGTCGGCGCGTCGGTGATCGTGCTGCGAATGGTCAAAGCGAGCAGACGGCACCGGCGAGTGCTGGCGTTTCCCGCTGTGGCAATGGTTCTGACCGCGCTGTTGTTCGCGTTGGTCGGTGTGCTCGGCGCGGCCGGAGTCAGCGACCTGAACCCGACGCTGGCGCTGGCGCAGTTCGCGTCGCTGGTGGCCGTTCCGGCGGCGTTCTTCCTCGGCCTGTTGCGGGAGCGGCTGGACGAGGCCAGGGTGTCTGACCTGATCCGGCAGATCCAGTACATGCCGACCGGTCAGCTCGCCGACGCGGTGTCCAAGGCGCTGAGCGACCCGGGTGTCCAGATCCACGCGGAGATCCCGGACGGCGTCCCAGCGGACCGCCTCACCGTCGTCGGCGACCGCGACGACCCGCTCGGTGTCATCGTGCACGACGCGAGCCTGCGTGCCGAGCCGCAACTGCTGGACGCGATCAGCGCGGCGGTGGGCCTCGCGCTGGAGAACGCCCGGCTGCAGGCCGCGGTCCGCACGCAGCTCGCGCACGTCCGCGCCTCGCGGGCCCGCCTGGTCACCGCGGCCGACGAAGCCCGCCGGAAACTCGAACGCGATCTGCACGACGGCGCCCAGCAGCGGATGCTCTCGGTCGGCCTGATCCTCGGCATGCTGCGGCAGTCGTTGCCCGGCGCAGGCGCCGAGACGGCGGAGCTGCTCGACGAGGTCGAGACCGAGCTGCGGCTGGCCACGCAGGAACTGCGTGAGCTGGCTCGTGGCATCCACCCCGCCGTGCTCACCATGCAGGGTCTGAAAGCCGCTGTCGAACAACTGGTCGTCCGGGTTGCGCTGCGAGCCCGTGTCCGCGTCGACGAGTTGCCCGAGCTCAGCGACGCCGCCACGGCGACCGCGTACTTCGTCGTGAGCGAAGCGGTGGCGAACACGGTGCGGCACGCCGAAGCGAGCGAGATCGACATCCGGATCACGCACGCGGGCCAGCACATCCACGTGCGTGTCGAGGACGACGGCAAAGGCGGCGCGGATTTCGCGGCCGGTTCCGGGTTGACCGGCCTGGCGGACCGTGTCGCGGCGGTCGACGGCGCCCTGCGGCTCGACAGTCCGCTCGGAGTGGGAACGGTCGTGGAAGTGGAGCTGCCGTGCGGGTGA
- a CDS encoding response regulator transcription factor: MRVIIAEDSLFVREGLVRLLTALGHEVVGTAPQAGQVLPLVARHQPDVAVLDVKLPPTFRDEGLRLAAAIRTRHTNVAALVLSQYVEHSYATKLLDGTTAKVGYLLKQNVPNAKMLDDVLHRLTAGGTAVDPDVVAALLQRPGHEPLADLTGRERDVLALMAEGLSDQGIADRLTVAVSTVVTHTGKIFRKLGIESPASNRRVSAVLKYLAGSRP; this comes from the coding sequence GTGCGGGTGATCATCGCCGAGGACTCGTTGTTCGTCAGGGAGGGCCTGGTCCGGCTGCTGACCGCGCTCGGCCACGAGGTCGTCGGCACCGCGCCCCAGGCGGGCCAGGTGCTGCCGTTGGTGGCCAGGCACCAGCCCGACGTGGCCGTCCTGGACGTGAAGCTGCCGCCGACGTTCCGCGACGAAGGCCTCCGGCTGGCCGCGGCGATCCGCACGCGGCACACGAACGTCGCGGCACTGGTGCTCTCCCAGTACGTCGAGCACTCGTACGCCACGAAACTGCTGGACGGGACCACCGCCAAGGTCGGGTATCTGCTGAAGCAGAACGTGCCCAACGCCAAGATGCTCGACGACGTCCTGCACCGGCTCACCGCGGGCGGCACGGCGGTCGACCCCGACGTGGTCGCCGCGTTGCTGCAGCGGCCAGGCCACGAACCGCTGGCGGACCTGACCGGCCGCGAACGGGACGTGCTGGCGCTGATGGCCGAGGGACTGTCCGACCAGGGCATCGCCGACCGGCTGACGGTCGCGGTCAGCACTGTCGTCACGCACACCGGGAAGATCTTCCGCAAGCTCGGCATCGAAAGCCCGGCCAGCAACCGGCGGGTCAGTGCCGTGCTGAAGTACCTCGCCGGTTCGCGGCCCTGA
- a CDS encoding catalase has product MASRRKSTSNGSDSSAELGTEIVPGNALRQEGDFLTTAQGVRLPDTDHSLKAGDRGPTLLEDFHLREKITHFDHERIPERVVHARGAAAHGVFESYGTAKKVTKAQFLTKKGQQTQVFVRFSTVLGSRGSADTVRDTRGFAVKFYTDEGTFDLVGNNIPVFFIQDGIKFPDIIHAGKPHPDREIPQAQSAHDTFWDFVSLHTEATHHVMWNMSDRGIPRSYRTMEGFGVHTFRLVNDSGETALVKFHWKPVAGIHSLVWEEAQIAAGVDPDFHRRDLADSIDAGIFPEYELGIQVMPDDGTDSFHGIDLLDPTKIVPEELAPVQLVGKLTLNRNPTNYFAETEQVAFHTGHLVPGIEVTNDPLMQARLFSYLDTQLTRLGGPNFAQLPINRPRCPVNDMFRDGMHQHAVHPGLAPYRPNSIDGDLPRPASAGQGGYVQVPRAIEGPAVRANPASFDDHFSQATMFYRSLTPIEQVHIIEAFTFELGKCYEQAIKERELIVLSKVDTDLCEQVAAGLGLPAPAGEPANDVTTSPALSQVVTEPGPIAGRKIGVFAGAGADLAGIAALRAEAAELGAVVQVIAPVGGVLGRGRTKQIVERTLLTARSIEFDAVVVAGGTAPTNDIKLVLLLQEAFRHCKAIAAWGTGQDILEDAGISLATPGVVLGKKVDEDFTAAMVTALGLHRAWDRAELVMASAVPPAK; this is encoded by the coding sequence ATGGCATCGCGTCGCAAGTCCACCAGCAACGGTTCCGATTCCAGCGCTGAGCTGGGCACCGAGATCGTGCCCGGGAACGCGTTGCGGCAGGAAGGCGACTTCCTCACCACGGCCCAGGGCGTGCGCCTGCCGGACACCGACCACTCGCTGAAGGCCGGGGACCGCGGGCCGACCCTGCTCGAGGACTTCCACCTGCGGGAGAAGATCACACACTTCGACCACGAGCGCATCCCGGAAAGGGTGGTCCACGCCCGCGGCGCCGCCGCGCACGGCGTGTTCGAGTCCTACGGCACCGCCAAAAAGGTGACAAAGGCTCAGTTCCTGACGAAGAAGGGGCAGCAAACCCAGGTTTTCGTCCGGTTCTCCACGGTCCTGGGTTCGCGCGGTTCGGCTGACACCGTCCGCGACACCCGCGGCTTCGCGGTGAAGTTCTACACCGACGAAGGCACGTTCGACCTGGTCGGCAACAACATCCCGGTGTTCTTCATCCAGGACGGGATCAAGTTCCCCGACATCATCCACGCGGGCAAACCGCACCCCGACCGGGAGATCCCGCAGGCCCAGTCCGCACACGACACGTTCTGGGACTTCGTCTCACTGCACACCGAGGCCACCCACCACGTGATGTGGAACATGAGCGACCGCGGCATCCCCCGCTCATACCGGACGATGGAAGGCTTCGGCGTCCACACCTTCCGCCTGGTCAACGACTCCGGCGAGACCGCACTGGTGAAATTCCACTGGAAACCGGTCGCCGGAATCCACTCCCTGGTCTGGGAGGAGGCGCAGATCGCCGCCGGCGTCGACCCGGACTTCCACCGCCGCGACCTCGCCGACAGCATCGACGCCGGGATCTTCCCCGAGTACGAGCTGGGCATCCAGGTCATGCCCGACGACGGAACCGACAGCTTCCACGGGATCGACCTGCTCGACCCCACCAAGATCGTCCCGGAGGAGCTGGCGCCGGTCCAGCTGGTCGGCAAGCTGACCCTGAACCGCAACCCGACCAACTACTTCGCCGAGACCGAACAGGTCGCGTTCCACACCGGCCACCTGGTCCCCGGTATCGAGGTCACCAACGACCCGCTGATGCAGGCGCGGCTGTTCTCCTATCTCGACACCCAGCTGACCAGGCTGGGCGGGCCGAACTTCGCCCAGTTGCCGATCAACCGGCCGCGGTGCCCCGTCAACGACATGTTCCGTGACGGCATGCACCAGCACGCGGTCCACCCAGGACTGGCGCCCTACCGTCCCAACAGCATCGACGGCGACCTGCCCCGCCCGGCATCCGCCGGACAAGGCGGCTACGTGCAGGTGCCCAGGGCGATCGAAGGCCCCGCGGTACGCGCGAACCCGGCCTCGTTCGACGACCACTTCTCCCAGGCCACCATGTTCTACCGCAGCCTCACCCCGATCGAGCAGGTCCACATCATCGAGGCGTTCACGTTCGAACTGGGCAAATGCTACGAACAGGCCATCAAGGAACGCGAACTCATCGTCCTGTCCAAGGTGGACACCGACCTGTGCGAACAGGTCGCCGCCGGGCTGGGCCTGCCCGCACCGGCCGGTGAACCGGCGAACGACGTCACGACCTCGCCCGCACTGTCCCAGGTCGTCACCGAACCCGGACCGATCGCGGGCCGCAAGATCGGTGTGTTCGCCGGCGCCGGTGCGGACTTGGCCGGAATCGCCGCCCTGCGTGCCGAGGCGGCGGAACTCGGCGCGGTCGTGCAGGTCATCGCTCCTGTCGGCGGTGTCCTGGGTCGAGGTCGTACCAAGCAGATCGTGGAGCGGACACTGCTGACCGCCCGCTCGATCGAGTTCGACGCGGTGGTGGTCGCCGGTGGCACGGCACCGACCAACGACATCAAGCTGGTTCTGCTGTTGCAGGAGGCGTTCCGGCACTGCAAGGCCATCGCGGCCTGGGGCACCGGACAGGACATCCTGGAAGACGCCGGAATCAGTCTCGCCACCCCCGGCGTGGTCCTCGGCAAGAAGGTGGACGAGGACTTCACCGCGGCGATGGTCACCGCACTCGGCCTGCACCGCGCGTGGGACCGCGCCGAACTGGTCATGGCCTCGGCCGTCCCGCCCGCCAAGTAG
- a CDS encoding glycosyltransferase, with amino-acid sequence MIRTVAVVVPARDERSTIRACLRGIRSAVEALPASVTSTVCVVLDRCQDDTGTIARSMTDVVVNVDGYALGTVRDIGVRQSLSTPADECWILNTDADSVVPPDWIVTHLRLAERGAHAVAGDVRIEDWHNLDGSVRARYREVIRGNRERVYGANLGIRGDVYLAVGGFGPLSTGEDQHLWDRVKLAGYQTVATERAPVVTSARTRGRARGGLADLLAGLQAQQSA; translated from the coding sequence GTGATCCGGACTGTGGCCGTGGTGGTGCCTGCTCGTGATGAGCGGTCCACGATTCGCGCCTGCCTGCGCGGCATCCGATCCGCCGTGGAAGCGTTGCCCGCCTCCGTCACGTCGACAGTGTGCGTGGTGCTCGACCGTTGCCAGGACGACACCGGGACGATCGCGCGCTCGATGACGGACGTGGTCGTGAACGTCGACGGTTACGCGCTCGGCACTGTGCGGGACATCGGTGTACGGCAGAGCTTGTCCACTCCGGCCGACGAATGCTGGATCCTGAACACCGACGCGGACTCGGTGGTACCGCCGGACTGGATCGTGACGCATCTGCGGCTCGCGGAGCGTGGCGCCCACGCTGTGGCCGGGGATGTGCGGATCGAGGACTGGCACAACCTGGACGGGTCGGTTCGAGCGAGGTACCGGGAGGTGATCCGCGGCAACCGGGAACGCGTCTACGGGGCGAATCTGGGCATACGCGGAGACGTCTACCTCGCCGTCGGCGGTTTCGGGCCGCTGTCCACGGGCGAGGACCAGCATCTGTGGGACCGGGTCAAACTCGCCGGCTATCAGACCGTGGCGACCGAGCGGGCGCCCGTGGTGACGAGCGCCCGGACCCGAGGACGAGCACGCGGTGGGCTCGCCGACCTCCTCGCGGGCCTCCAGGCTCAGCAGTCAGCCTGA
- a CDS encoding bifunctional PIG-L family deacetylase/class I SAM-dependent methyltransferase, which yields MTTAAEARWDNRWRHLPAFDPRGYRRVVAVAAHPDDETLGASGCLQALHAAGARVDIVVASDGEAAFPALGEEDRAALGRRRRAELVESLRVQGLDQAAIHWLGLPDSGLSGHAEDLTEVLRELLADADCCVLPWPYDPHPDHSTVGACVLAAAPVTAHCWSYPIWMWHWTAEDSPDIPWRRAFTCALSDEQRARKSAGIKAFVSQLERGPDGSDPILPPDVLEHFDRDHEVLFRESRAQSAPIARFSELYAAQADPWQTEDSWYERRKRQTLLAALPREHYRHAIEPACGTGTLTAELARRADRVSAFDAVADVVTATQRRQLPGVTVAQAILPAGFPDETADLVVLSEILYYLSDEDLRKTVDNAITSLASGGDLVLAHWRPWAPEATRDGAEAHELVAARPELSTVVEHRDEEFLLHVLRRQ from the coding sequence GTGACGACGGCTGCTGAGGCACGGTGGGACAACCGGTGGCGTCACCTGCCCGCGTTCGATCCACGCGGCTATCGGCGCGTGGTCGCGGTGGCGGCGCATCCCGACGACGAGACGCTCGGTGCGAGCGGGTGCCTTCAGGCGTTGCATGCCGCAGGTGCCCGTGTCGACATCGTCGTGGCCAGCGACGGCGAAGCAGCCTTTCCCGCCTTGGGAGAGGAGGACCGTGCCGCGCTCGGGCGGCGCCGCCGTGCCGAGTTGGTGGAGTCGCTACGAGTGCAGGGCCTTGATCAGGCCGCGATCCATTGGCTGGGCCTGCCCGACTCCGGTCTGTCCGGCCACGCGGAGGATCTGACCGAGGTGCTGCGCGAGTTGCTCGCCGACGCCGACTGCTGTGTCTTGCCGTGGCCGTACGATCCGCATCCCGACCACAGCACGGTCGGCGCGTGCGTTCTGGCCGCGGCCCCGGTGACCGCGCACTGCTGGTCGTACCCGATTTGGATGTGGCACTGGACTGCCGAGGACTCGCCGGACATCCCGTGGCGCCGGGCGTTCACCTGCGCCCTGTCCGACGAGCAGCGGGCACGCAAGTCCGCTGGTATCAAGGCGTTCGTGTCCCAGCTGGAACGGGGCCCGGACGGCAGCGATCCGATCCTGCCACCCGATGTGCTGGAGCACTTCGACCGCGACCACGAAGTGCTGTTCCGGGAATCCCGCGCGCAGAGCGCGCCGATCGCCAGGTTCAGCGAACTCTACGCCGCACAAGCAGATCCCTGGCAGACCGAGGACAGCTGGTACGAACGACGGAAACGGCAGACGCTGCTGGCGGCGCTGCCACGCGAGCACTACCGGCACGCCATCGAACCCGCCTGCGGCACAGGCACGCTCACAGCGGAGCTGGCGAGACGTGCCGACCGGGTGTCCGCGTTCGACGCCGTGGCCGACGTGGTCACCGCCACACAACGACGCCAGCTGCCGGGCGTCACGGTGGCGCAGGCCATCCTGCCAGCAGGCTTCCCCGACGAAACCGCGGACCTCGTCGTGCTCAGCGAGATCCTCTACTACCTGTCGGATGAGGACCTGCGCAAGACCGTCGACAACGCGATCACGTCCCTGGCGTCCGGCGGTGATCTCGTTCTCGCGCATTGGCGGCCGTGGGCGCCGGAGGCCACTCGCGACGGCGCGGAGGCGCACGAACTCGTCGCCGCCCGGCCGGAACTGTCCACCGTGGTCGAACACCGGGACGAGGAATTCCTGCTACACGTGTTGAGGCGGCAGTGA
- a CDS encoding acyl-CoA dehydrogenase family protein → MLDVEPPPGVRWPRSVDTVITHLRAIIAEGGLELPLPGGGDTISRWAALARLGRRDLPLARLAEGHADALAILAEAGRKPVPEALYGVWAARSGGAGAALRGRTLNGTVRFCSGARHLDRALIAALDDDGHSVVLDVDLADDRVASVPGTWVPVGMDASDSPDVVVDDLEVSDDMVVGSPGFYLRRPGFWQGGIGVAAVWLGGAAGVLDDVVAGLSDPDPHQSAHVGALHTAIRSTEALLVHAASAVDGAPAGDHKLLAWTCRAAAERTAWDVLDRAPRVTGPTPMCRDRRFAQRLADLQVYVRQHHAEKDLAAIGREVLA, encoded by the coding sequence ATGCTTGACGTTGAACCACCACCAGGTGTCCGCTGGCCGCGGAGCGTCGACACGGTGATCACGCACCTACGCGCGATCATCGCCGAAGGCGGCCTGGAGCTGCCACTGCCTGGTGGCGGGGACACGATTTCCCGGTGGGCGGCGCTCGCGCGTCTTGGCCGGCGGGATCTCCCGTTGGCGCGGTTGGCCGAGGGGCACGCGGACGCGCTCGCCATCCTGGCCGAGGCCGGGCGCAAACCCGTACCAGAGGCCCTCTACGGCGTGTGGGCGGCGCGGTCGGGCGGCGCCGGGGCAGCACTGCGGGGCCGGACGCTGAACGGCACTGTGCGCTTCTGCTCGGGTGCGCGTCACCTGGACAGGGCTCTGATCGCGGCGCTGGACGACGACGGCCACAGCGTCGTCCTCGACGTCGATCTGGCCGACGACCGGGTGGCGTCCGTCCCCGGCACCTGGGTACCGGTCGGCATGGACGCGTCCGACAGCCCGGACGTGGTGGTGGACGACCTCGAGGTGAGCGACGACATGGTGGTCGGTTCGCCCGGGTTCTACCTGCGGCGCCCGGGCTTCTGGCAGGGCGGGATCGGGGTCGCGGCGGTCTGGCTCGGCGGCGCGGCCGGTGTCCTCGACGATGTCGTCGCGGGACTGTCCGATCCGGACCCGCACCAGTCGGCACACGTCGGCGCGCTGCACACGGCGATCCGGTCGACCGAAGCGCTGCTGGTTCACGCGGCGTCCGCTGTGGATGGTGCACCGGCCGGTGACCACAAGCTGCTTGCGTGGACGTGTCGTGCCGCGGCCGAGCGGACGGCCTGGGACGTGCTCGACCGGGCGCCGCGCGTGACCGGCCCGACTCCGATGTGCCGGGATCGGCGGTTCGCGCAGCGACTCGCGGATCTTCAGGTCTACGTGCGCCAGCACCACGCCGAGAAGGACCTCGCGGCGATCGGCCGGGAGGTGCTGGCGTGA
- a CDS encoding cation:proton antiporter: MLAREAGSPLLIYAAAGAAMLAAALLPRLLGKAPFSMPMVFLAVGAVSFGTIGALPDPDPIRYATVTQHLTELCVIISLMGAGLALNRPVGLCRWATTWRLLAIAMPVSMIAVGLLGWAVLGVGLAASVLLAAVLAPTDPVLATEVQVAEPADDENDDDETRHALTAEAGLNDGLAFPFVYAAVALAAAQAGWVWDWLAVDVLWRLTVGVVCGLLIGWLLGKLFFSAPSTKFRLAEHAEGFVGLAATFLTFGLAELAEGYGFVAVFVCGCTIRAAERSHGYHRVLHQYIEQTERMVTVLIIFLLGGAAATGLLAGITWQEILVAAAVLLVVRPLAGLVALAGRGTGPRERAVISFFGVRGVGSLFYLAYALQAGDFGDPRALWRIVAVVVIGSIVLHGVTASPSMRIVDRSRALRNGDDPPPD; this comes from the coding sequence GTGCTCGCACGGGAGGCCGGTTCACCGTTGCTGATCTACGCCGCCGCGGGCGCGGCCATGCTGGCCGCGGCGCTGTTGCCCCGGCTGCTGGGCAAGGCACCGTTCTCCATGCCGATGGTGTTCCTCGCCGTCGGAGCCGTGTCGTTCGGCACGATCGGCGCGCTTCCCGATCCGGATCCGATCCGTTACGCGACCGTGACGCAGCACCTCACCGAGTTGTGCGTGATCATCTCGCTGATGGGCGCCGGGCTTGCTCTCAACCGGCCGGTCGGGTTGTGCCGGTGGGCGACGACGTGGCGGCTGCTGGCCATCGCCATGCCGGTGTCGATGATCGCGGTGGGCCTGCTCGGCTGGGCGGTGCTCGGCGTGGGGCTCGCGGCGTCGGTCCTGCTCGCCGCGGTGCTGGCGCCGACCGATCCCGTTCTGGCGACCGAGGTCCAGGTGGCGGAGCCTGCCGACGACGAGAACGATGACGACGAGACCAGGCACGCCCTGACCGCCGAGGCGGGCCTCAACGACGGCTTGGCGTTCCCGTTCGTCTACGCCGCTGTGGCCCTGGCCGCAGCTCAGGCAGGGTGGGTGTGGGACTGGTTGGCCGTCGACGTGCTGTGGCGGCTGACGGTGGGGGTGGTGTGCGGCCTGCTGATCGGTTGGCTGCTCGGCAAGTTGTTCTTCTCCGCGCCGTCGACGAAGTTCCGGCTGGCCGAGCACGCTGAGGGGTTCGTCGGGCTCGCGGCGACGTTCCTGACCTTCGGCCTGGCCGAGCTCGCTGAGGGATACGGCTTCGTCGCTGTGTTCGTGTGCGGCTGCACCATCCGCGCGGCGGAGCGGTCCCACGGCTACCACCGTGTGCTACACCAGTACATCGAGCAGACCGAGCGGATGGTGACCGTGTTGATCATCTTCCTGCTCGGTGGCGCCGCCGCGACCGGTCTGCTCGCCGGCATCACCTGGCAGGAGATCCTGGTTGCGGCGGCGGTCCTGCTCGTCGTAAGGCCGCTGGCGGGGCTGGTCGCTTTGGCGGGTCGCGGGACCGGCCCGCGGGAACGAGCCGTGATCTCGTTCTTCGGCGTCCGGGGTGTCGGTTCGCTGTTCTACCTGGCGTACGCGCTCCAGGCGGGGGATTTCGGTGATCCACGCGCTCTCTGGCGGATCGTGGCCGTCGTGGTGATCGGATCCATCGTCCTGCATGGCGTCACGGCGTCGCCGTCGATGCGCATAGTCGACAGAAGCAGGGCCCTACGAAACGGTGACGATCCACCCCCGGACTGA
- a CDS encoding ANTAR domain-containing response regulator, protein MDHTRDEPWPVVLDEVTGALETLTAALDNIDDSAVLLHQVCQQVTRAVPGVDEATITLLTDGVATTAATTSDIAAALDRDQYDRGDGPCLRAARSGTVVRVSIADAAELWPGFAKDSAEAGFGSFLSAPLAVSEEHTGAVNCYSARSHGFAELDEKLLDLYTTAATAALRVHNRYQHAHNTAEQLRTALISRAVIDQAKGILMAMRRISADEAFTLLVEQSQRDNVKLRDLAARFITHATGVPPTP, encoded by the coding sequence ATGGACCACACGCGAGACGAGCCGTGGCCGGTGGTGCTCGACGAGGTGACCGGTGCACTGGAGACGTTGACCGCTGCGCTGGACAACATCGACGACTCCGCGGTCCTGCTGCACCAGGTGTGTCAGCAGGTGACCCGGGCAGTGCCCGGCGTCGACGAAGCCACCATCACGCTGCTCACCGACGGTGTGGCCACAACCGCAGCGACGACAAGCGACATCGCGGCCGCACTGGACCGCGACCAGTACGACCGCGGTGACGGGCCCTGCCTGCGGGCCGCGCGTAGCGGCACCGTGGTGCGGGTGTCGATAGCTGATGCCGCCGAGCTGTGGCCGGGGTTCGCGAAGGACTCCGCCGAGGCCGGGTTCGGCAGTTTCCTGTCCGCGCCGCTGGCGGTCAGCGAGGAACACACGGGCGCGGTCAACTGCTACAGCGCCCGCAGCCACGGCTTCGCCGAACTCGACGAGAAACTCCTCGACCTCTACACCACAGCCGCCACCGCGGCCTTGCGCGTCCACAACCGCTACCAGCACGCGCACAACACCGCCGAGCAGCTACGCACAGCGTTGATCAGCCGCGCGGTCATCGATCAGGCGAAAGGCATCCTCATGGCCATGCGCCGGATCTCCGCGGACGAGGCGTTCACCCTGCTCGTCGAGCAGTCCCAGCGGGACAACGTCAAACTGCGCGATTTGGCCGCCCGTTTCATCACCCACGCCACCGGTGTGCCGCCCACGCCGTGA